ttcttcttgtatattcaaaaaaacaaaagtgtATGTATAGTatataaaacatttaaaaaatattactcgattatatacagataaAGGAATTTggagactatatataatcgagtccgcccgcAAGCAAGCAAGCAGTGACcattttgcccccactacccctatataTGAGTAAGAAATGGTTCAATTATATCTTGGCCGGTTCGAGCAAATGGTAAAGACTGTAGTGAACAGCGAAATGCGAATGAACGAACTAttaatttattgagagaaaaaacCACAATGGGTGTTGTGGAGTTGATCTGTTCTACGAATCCTAATAAGTAGTAGTCATCCAGACAACATGTGTAGCTCGATCCGATTTGAACTAGTAAGTACGCACAACGCACATGATCGCTAATTAATCTCGGTGCCGCCATGATGTAAACAAATGAATGATATACACCCTTAACGGAATTCAGTGAAATTCCCGTTCGTCCGATTTTTTTCGTGTTCAATCTTCACAAGAATAATGAGAAAAGTAGACTCCATGCATATCCATATTAGCGCACACTGCAACCAGAAATGGTCTGCAAATCTGTAGACATAGCAATAAAATGAACGCAGTTAACGCATTTTTCAAAAGAATGTAAACGGGTTTATCGAGCGTATGGGTTATAATTACGCGCCGACGGTAGCTCATTGGTGAGACGTTTGGCtctaagttgaagaaaaatgttgTTGAGCCGCAGATAAACAGCAATAATCAGTGAATGGAGAAAATATGGTATTTTCTGAATGAAGTCGTGGTTAATGGTACATACAGTAAGAAAAGGTCTGTGATTGGCATCCGGTATATATAGTATAAAAGGAAACGACAGGTATGTCTATATTGTGCTTAGTTACACTCAGATTCACCCCGATCCAAATGGACAGAATTAATAGTAACAATTGTATCGAATTTGGTGTCGCAAAACCGGAGGACTACATCCCAGTGCTACAATTTGTGCGTAAGTTCTATTACGAGCATGAACCTATGAGCACATCATACATACACGACGGCTCTCCAGATGAGGATGACATTGAATTTTCAATGTCGTTTCTACTCCAAGGGATGGCAGTGATAGCAAACGATCGTCTTGAAGACCGTTTAGTGGGAGTTTCCATTGCTAATTCTATCTACCCAGGTTACACAGAAGAACTACTGTTAGCTGCCGAAAAATCAAGGACCCGAAAATGGCGTGATAGCTTGAAGCTTCTGGCACATCTGCAACAGGCAAATAACATCCTAAAACAGTTCAACGTTTGCAGCTGCTACGATATCGAAATCTTAGCCGTTCATCCAGACTATCGTGGCCGTCGGATTGGAGCGAGGCTTTTTGAAGAACAATTTGAACGCGCGAGAATTCTGGGCTATTCGCTGGCTAGTGCTGATTGTACCAGTTTTTATTCAGCGCAAACAGCATTCCAAGTTGGAATGGAATGCATAGGCAGGCTGGCTTATTCAAACTACAAAAACGAGCAAGGAGTGCAACTGTTTAAACCGGAACCGCCACACCTGGAGATACAATCGTTCGTAAAGAAGCTTTAATTTGTGGAGGCTGCTATTCTGAATAATTTTACATACAATTGTGATGAGATGTCTGAGCTGTATTTgactaaataaacaaaattgctttttgacgtagaactacgtctttcattaaagttgcaaatcagaaaacaggttacgtttctatgaaataaagttaacgttaataactatttttcccgcgaatggattttggtgatttacataccaaacgaatcggaaattccctaagatttgctatacatcacaatcccatagtctgtatatggtttaaattgatgaaaattgaaagcattcccatttcctcatgcagttattctgtccatttgtgtactttcccgaacagagctgtcaattacgagcaacttatcgacgagcaacgaaggggaaatcgaaTCGTATACAATCgtaagtctccgtgaacgaaggaaaagaagaagaatgaaggggaatatttagttagagtaaaaacagtcgatttcgctgaggcaaactctcatttttcgtgaggaaatcgactgaacaacatcattgctgggcgaactggacggcgagggatcgaacgCCTTTCTCAATGCAATGGGGGTAGAGGAGTAATATGACGGATaatgttttccaagggcctttttgagggttagaaacgaatgaactgaagaagttaaaagtctcaagcaagtgaggaaggcaaactttcagtatcgttctgtattcaaagcaaggAATATCACTTGTTctttcttgttttgcgtcatcacatgtcttcgtttcggattgagctgtggacgcgaccaaattactcactcgctgatgtctctggtattgcaatcattgcattaaggttctgagctacactgagctgtggggaatcatcaagcgagactatcgtcggctcaccaataaaaacaatgttctggaattctgtCAGTGACttagtttcgcatgacggtaggaaaactctctccacaaaggatgacagctaagctaatctagactggcaatattaacagaaagggcttctgttgagaagagcgcaaaacggagataagtgtgtatatttagttgcttcaagctatcgatatatagatatttgtgtgcgtacgtgcgtgcttcataacccgtacgtaaaaatagtgcatcttcgctacgctgaaggCCCATTTGTATCTGGTCCCGTGTGCACTGGCCCTATAATGATGcaaaatcgcctaattttttatgctattattgacgattgtttggtgttgcatattatgcagtcgtaatgataaatataaacaaagagtGAAAAAAGGAGGAggtaaatatttacgctagggtattagtaatgaatcgctgctgaggcaaatattcagccttttccaagcagttaacattgtttgtttcctgtcatcaatgcattgaactgatgctatggtgaagcatgtgttaaggttgtgcaccaaaataaatatttgggaaataccaagttattcaataagttataataagttattaatttatttgggctcacgtgccagtcgcaaaactgcttccaactaggattgcatttgcgctaatcttgatcataatgaaacagtgctactcttttcaaggttgttgagattaacagatagagtttatttcgtttattcagtCACCACGAAAGTAAATgtctttctggaattttgtacgtgatttggtttcgctcgtcagtagcaaaactttctccactaacaGCTGCGCTTAACTCGagtatgtattgttctgcgagcacaagaatgaatcatcaaacaattatcgtgaaatgattctacaataaaaaacatttgagggcgaccaaaccggtagaatggttattttgaaattttcgtaacattataaaaaaatatccgcagttatgaaCAAACgatttgaattaaaccacagcgtagttctacgtcaacaatgcggtcgtgtcttgaacacaacctcctataattttttatttccatttgtttgtcatgaaaagaaaaatatatattgggtGTGGAAACCATCGTGGCTTTTCGATATTTCAAATGGAACACGATGAACTATAATATATTTGTTCCAAATTATTCACTTTTTTATTGTATACAATTGCGATGGTCGGTTCGAAATCGGTTGTTTTTCGTCTAATTTAGAATTGCTCAAAATCTATATTTCCTTTTTCCCTCAAACTCGTTGTAGATTATTCTCAAACAAGTTTTATTCCTCAAACCAACCCAAAACAAGATCACTCAAATAAATATGAGAACACAAAATTAAACAGAACTAAGATCATAAATCTCTCCGAAGGAATGCAGCGGAGTGATAAGTCATAAAAATGCATAACCTGATACCCAATCGTGATCCCGCTTAGCAAAAATACTCATCAAAATCTCAACGAAAAGCTCGAGGCAGTCAATTTCTTCCGCACAGCGAAGTGCAACTGAAATGCCATAAACAGAATGTTCTCAGCTTTTCATCTCCGAGTACCCCATGTTTTCGCCAAACATTTCCGCATTCCCGCGCGCTCATGCGTCGACCCGCAGTTAAAGCGATTGCAATTACACTTAGCCTTGTGTTCTGTAGAGCAAAGCGAAGGATGCCGAAGGAAGCTATGCGTCCTCTCAAAGATCTTAAGCCTTCGTTTTCTCCATTTCACTTTGCCGATGTGTACTACTCCTTAAGACCAGCAGGATTTTTTGTGATTTATCGTGATACATATAGACTGACTCCCCCGCATCCCATCCTGCATCCTGGCATCTTCATCCATCCATCGAAAGGAAAGAAGAAGATTTACCAAACACGGGACCGACTCTGAAAgcaaaatttaatgaaaatctCTTTTTAGGAAGATTGCAGTTTTTCATCCGTTTTGCCCTCCCGATATGTTGTAGCTGCCGCTCTCATGTCGTCGGCGGTGCTTGACTTTGCTTGCTAATCCCATAGAAAGTATTACAATCATACTGCAACTGGAATCCCTCCCCCAAGTAAGTTATCAGACGAAAAGTGGATTTTCTGCCGGGGATAACCACCGAGATAATATCGGATATTTTCCGCTGCTCAGCGATACAACCGCTCTGCTAGGATATGTGCAGTTCGTTGAGCATCtgtaaatgaagaaaaaaacggCGCGCTGAAATCAGCATTACTTGCGAAGGGTTCGCTTGAGTGTATTGATTGAAATTGAAGTTTTCTCGTTCTTAGAAGAATGTTTAGGTTCCCATTGCTAATCATTACAAAAATAATTTGCGATTTTTTGTGTGTAACCTAGATAACAGAGAGTGCAATGGATCCTTATTAACTGACGGAACGTTTCTAGTTCGATTACACCAGTAAAAATAAAGGCAAAACTTAGTGTTGGTGAAGTTGATAACTATTTCATTACGTTCCGAGATGagaaatcgtgattttttgtaCACTATGCTTAATTTATTTATAGGGATAAACATCTATTACAATTTTGAtaagttatttatatttttaaaaatgtcTTCTTGGGACTTAATGCAACACCCAAACATGGGCAAGAAGTGTGCCGCATGAGTGTAGAAATATACTTGAAAATGTCGGCGTTTTCCTGTTGAAAGAACTTGTGTTGCTCTCTCGGTGTGAACAAAATGTTACTACGAAAATCTTACCAATATGAAGATTCTGTCTGTAAGGAATCTAGAATCATCAATTATCTGTTATCAAATATTAAATACTATAATACAGTGATGGACGCAAAAACAATCCACCCCCATTCGAAATCAAAGTGTTTCAATATTAAAAAGACTACATCTTTAATTTCTGTACCGGAGTGTaagttcgaagtttcgaaaacgagagcatgacgcttggagtgcaacattttgaacgttaataactctttgtcggctgaacggagtggtatgttAATTACTTCATTTGAAGGATAATGTAGATAatttcaacgagttatatgcgGATTAATTATCGACCCGTAAACTTGAGtgtccccaacacagacttcaaaaccaaggaatcgagggaaatcggcattgcaaaatagatgcaaagtGCGGGTGCTTGTTGCTGAAGTTGATTTCTTTATTTGATGTACAAGCTGAGAAGTTAACTAAAACTGTGACCTGCTATTCATAAAGTGAATTCAGTTGTAATGCAAATATCTTAACCTAacctaaatataaattataaattcacTTTGCTGTCCTTATATTTAGTTGTTGATAATATACactttcaaattttgtttgaatattataatatttgttTCATATTTGAGATTTGATGGAAGAGCATTGAAGTTCGTAATACCGGTATGAAACACATTTCTAATGGCTAATTCAGTGCGAGGTCTATTGATGAAAAATCTATCTCGATTTCTTGTCAAATGTGAGTGTATATCTGTGTATGGGATTAAGTTTATATTGCTTTGAATGATCccatgttttgttttataaattacaaatattatgCTAAATTTATTCAAATGATTTAATGATAAATGGGTTGCCGTATACAACGCCTCTGAAGGATACAAATTAGGAAGgcgttttatagtttttataaCTCTATTCTGCGGTACTTTCAATATGTTAAGGTGTGTCTCAGCAGCAGAGCCCCAGAGACAAACTAAATATGATAAGTGCGGTCGAATATAAGCATTGTATAATTTCCAACAGTTTTGCAAACCTAGACATTTTCGAACCTTTTTTATGGCGAAAATATAtggtataattttttgtttgactTTTTTGATATGGCTATGCCATTTTAATCTGTTGTCAATTATTAAGCCTAGGTAACTTGTTTCATATACTTGTTTTATTGGTACATTATTAATTGACAAAGTTAATGTAGGCGTAACGTTGGTCATACTAAATACCATAAAATTCGACTTATCAGCATTTACTGACATTCTATTAGCAGAGAACCATTGGTGCATCGAATTCAAATCATGCTGCATCTTGTCATTCAAAACACTCAAGGTTTTTGCACGATATTTGCTGACAGTGTCATCTGCATTACATTGCAAGATTCCGTTGAGAGGCAATTTTAGAAGATCATTAACGAATATATTAAAGAGTATTGGTCCCAATATGGATCCTTGTGGGACACCTGTGCAAATGAACATAGGATCACTCAAAGCGTTGTTGACGTAACATATTTGTTTCCGACTTGAGAGATACGATTTTAGAATATTGGAAGCTGAATTGCATATACCGTAATATTTGAGCTTTTCTATTAATATGTTGTGCGGGATGCAGTCAAATGCTTTCCTGAGATCTATAAAGACGCATGCTACAAATTCACCTTTATCTAAACCTTCAATGACAAAATTGATTAGTTCCAGTGTTGCCGATTCAGTATTTGATTTTGGAATGAAACCGAATTGGTTTGAACTAAGTACATGGTTTTGGAAGAGATATTTCTTCAACTGCTGATTCAGTACTTTTTCTGGTATTTTAGAAAGCGCTGGTAAAACTGATATTGGACGATAGTTCACTTTATCTTGTTTGCTTCCTGTTTTATACAAAGGTACTACCTTGGCAATTTTCAAAGTATCATCAAATGTTGCAGATCTTATCATATTATTTACAAGTTCAGTTATTTACGAAACCACAAAGGTtttacatttttgcaaaaacttgaCAGATATTTTATCTAAACCACTGGCAGCGCTTGAATTCAGAtcttttattatatttaatattGTACTCTCCTGGacatatgaaaattcaaatattgTATCTATTCTTCGTGGCATATAATCGCGAAAATCATTTGCTATATCGTTTGTAGAGGCATGTTTACCAACATTGATGAAATAGTCGTTGAAACAATTAGCAATTGACTTATCATCAAGTAACACAATTCCATCCTGATGGAttgataatttttgaaaagtttcgtccgattttttttatcaaacagaACTTCTTTCAGCAAATCCCATGTTTTTTTGCATTATTACCACACCTATCTAATTTtgatttgtaataatttttcttAGCTAATTTCGTTTTATTCCTAAGTGTATTTCTCTCAAtgatatattttctgtataattcAGTTCTCAACTGAGAGGTCATTGGAGTTTGTTTATATAACTTACACTTAACAAAGCGAACTAATATCGGTTGGATTCCATTTAGATTTTTTGACGACATACGCCTTACACTTAGGATGTCCTCAACACTACAATTGATGTTCAACAAGGAAAAAATAGATTGCAGCAAATGATGCAAGTTCTCCTCTGCTGCTTTGATTACATTGGTCACCAACAGATTTCCTTCAAGGTTAGCTTGCTTCAGGGCATTTAATTCAAAGTTTTTCTCCTCCAAATTATGTTGATTAGTGATACAGTCTATTTTGACCGATTTCACATCGTTTTTCAGAGAAACAATATCATCTTTGTGATTGGCAATTACAGTTTTCACAGCTTCAAATTCTTCGGAAATGAACTGTTGCGATGCCTTGATGTTTTCCATTCTCGAGTTTTATCACAGAGTTTCTAATTTGGGTAGATATTTCATCGATTCTAGCATTCGTTTTATCACTAGCTTCGAGTATATCTTTTCTTATCAGCTTATGTAATTCAGCTAATGATATTTTCACTTGGTCTTCATCACCCGATGAACCAACATCAGACCCACCATCATTATCCTTGTGACTATGAGCGCTGTTTCTTGTATTCACTCGAGATTGTTTATTCCGCTGTGCATCCATACTATCAATTTCACTCGGAGAATCACTCATTTgccgtttatttttattacgtTTAGTCATAGTAGACAGTACATATACACTAGAAGCACTAGCAATACAACAGCAGCAATACAACAGATTCGTGGAGTAGAACTAGTAGTCGTAAATCCGACAAATCTGTCTTGGAACGTAATTGAGTGCCGACTTCGTTTGTTCTTTTCAGATAAAGTTAGATCACTTTCGGGACAGTAGCCCTTGTTCATAATTCAGTCAAACCGAAACCAATTTCTATATTAGTATAGATATAGCTACGACTTCActtattctttgaaaaaaaatctgatagaGGGTCTATAGAACTTCCACTTGATCAAACTTACAAACGATTTAAGCGCGAATATACCAATGTTCAAGCAATTTGACTTTCGCGCGTTCGTGATCACAACCTTCCCGGTCGGCTATTTATCATTTTCGAAGTCGTTTCACTTTTTACTAATCTGCATGGTTTGgtcctgagacgagacatgacaaaagggggccgattccggaccactttttTGGTCAAACTCGAACCACTTGCAACTCGACTcctgattggttgatgaggaaaacagttgacaaagataaatatacaaaaattggaTTTCCAACATTTCTACAGGGGTgtcaaatatatttaaaattgacTAATAGTTGCACTcatatttcaatttagcgaaaaTTTCTATTATGGAGGGAGAATTTATCTGActccattgttcgaagaaatttataacagctgttgttaaaacaatagtcattcattgAAAAACTCGTTTTATACATACTTAACGACAAAATTTAGGACCAGTTTCTCGTTTCGGCTACTTCAAATGTTGTTTCGACCGATTTTTGAAGGATTTGGATTGTTTCTCGGTGATATTTTGTGTATTTCGGACCC
The Toxorhynchites rutilus septentrionalis strain SRP chromosome 2, ASM2978413v1, whole genome shotgun sequence genome window above contains:
- the LOC129764926 gene encoding arylalkylamine N-acetyltransferase-like 2, which encodes MDRINSNNCIEFGVAKPEDYIPVLQFVRKFYYEHEPMSTSYIHDGSPDEDDIEFSMSFLLQGMAVIANDRLEDRLVGVSIANSIYPGYTEELLLAAEKSRTRKWRDSLKLLAHLQQANNILKQFNVCSCYDIEILAVHPDYRGRRIGARLFEEQFERARILGYSLASADCTSFYSAQTAFQVGMECIGRLAYSNYKNEQGVQLFKPEPPHLEIQSFVKKL